A single window of Nicotiana sylvestris chromosome 5, ASM39365v2, whole genome shotgun sequence DNA harbors:
- the LOC138868190 gene encoding uncharacterized protein isoform X2, which translates to MLHHLESRYPSVQQDKHEGRICFWLLEFPCSYLPISGKFVTGHHKECLVFLNTILELLISRLLYFAVKALSGKTLIPQPSIPGVTPNLKDKHKAYIKCYLVHIIFVDQELCKHRALQLKFLYGIGYCPVGALSLVINNFSKMCPITHFKTSQNLFGNRTTQPYLIQTIVYNNGSDEYFL; encoded by the exons ATGCTTCATCATTTGGAGTCAAGATATCCATCAGTTCAGCAAGACAAACATGAAG GAAGGATATGCTTTTGGCTTCTGGAATTTCCTTGTTCATACTTACCAATATCTGGTAAGTTTGTTACGGGCCACCACAAAGAATGTCTTGTGTTCCTCAATACAATCTTGGAGCTTTTGATTTCTCGTTTATTATATTTTGCAGTGAAAGCATTATCTGGAAAGACTTTAATTCCACAACCATCAATACCAGGCGTTACGCCAAATTTGAAG GACAAACACAAGGCCTACATCAAGTGCTACTTAGTTCACAT CATCTTTGTTGATCAG GAACTGTGTAAACACCGTGCTCTTCAACTGAAGTTTCTGTATGGAATTGGCTACTGTCCTGTTGGTGCTCTCTCATTGGTGATAAACAACTTCAGTAAAATGTGTCCTATTACTCATTTCAAGACTTCTCAAAATCTCTTCGGAAACAGAACAACACAGCCTTATCTTATTCAGACCATTGTGTACAATAATGGCAGTGATGAAT ATTTTTTATGA
- the LOC138868190 gene encoding uncharacterized protein isoform X3 has translation MLHHLESRYPSVQQDKHEGRICFWLLEFPCSYLPISVKALSGKTLIPQPSIPGVTPNLKDKHKAYIKCYLVHIIFVDQELCKHRALQLKFLYGIGYCPVGALSLVINNFSKMCPITHFKTSQNLFGNRTTQPYLIQTIVYNNGSDECKMGHFL, from the exons ATGCTTCATCATTTGGAGTCAAGATATCCATCAGTTCAGCAAGACAAACATGAAG GAAGGATATGCTTTTGGCTTCTGGAATTTCCTTGTTCATACTTACCAATATCTG TGAAAGCATTATCTGGAAAGACTTTAATTCCACAACCATCAATACCAGGCGTTACGCCAAATTTGAAG GACAAACACAAGGCCTACATCAAGTGCTACTTAGTTCACAT CATCTTTGTTGATCAG GAACTGTGTAAACACCGTGCTCTTCAACTGAAGTTTCTGTATGGAATTGGCTACTGTCCTGTTGGTGCTCTCTCATTGGTGATAAACAACTTCAGTAAAATGTGTCCTATTACTCATTTCAAGACTTCTCAAAATCTCTTCGGAAACAGAACAACACAGCCTTATCTTATTCAGACCATTGTGTACAATAATGGCAGTGATGAATGTAAGATGGGGCATTTTCTCTG A
- the LOC138868190 gene encoding uncharacterized protein isoform X1 has product MLHHLESRYPSVQQDKHEGRICFWLLEFPCSYLPISGKFVTGHHKECLVFLNTILELLISRLLYFAVKALSGKTLIPQPSIPGVTPNLKDKHKAYIKCYLVHIIFVDQELCKHRALQLKFLYGIGYCPVGALSLVINNFSKMCPITHFKTSQNLFGNRTTQPYLIQTIVYNNGSDECKMGHFL; this is encoded by the exons ATGCTTCATCATTTGGAGTCAAGATATCCATCAGTTCAGCAAGACAAACATGAAG GAAGGATATGCTTTTGGCTTCTGGAATTTCCTTGTTCATACTTACCAATATCTGGTAAGTTTGTTACGGGCCACCACAAAGAATGTCTTGTGTTCCTCAATACAATCTTGGAGCTTTTGATTTCTCGTTTATTATATTTTGCAGTGAAAGCATTATCTGGAAAGACTTTAATTCCACAACCATCAATACCAGGCGTTACGCCAAATTTGAAG GACAAACACAAGGCCTACATCAAGTGCTACTTAGTTCACAT CATCTTTGTTGATCAG GAACTGTGTAAACACCGTGCTCTTCAACTGAAGTTTCTGTATGGAATTGGCTACTGTCCTGTTGGTGCTCTCTCATTGGTGATAAACAACTTCAGTAAAATGTGTCCTATTACTCATTTCAAGACTTCTCAAAATCTCTTCGGAAACAGAACAACACAGCCTTATCTTATTCAGACCATTGTGTACAATAATGGCAGTGATGAATGTAAGATGGGGCATTTTCTCTG A
- the LOC104223619 gene encoding uncharacterized protein isoform X2, with protein sequence MLHHLESRYPSVQQDKHEGRICFWLLEFPCSYLPISGKFVTGHHKECLVFLNTILELLISRLLYFAVKALSGKTLIPQPSIPGVTPNLKDKHKAYIKCYLVHIIFVDQELCKHRALQLKFLYGIGYCPVGALSLVINNFSKMCPITHFKTSQNLFGNRTTQPYLIQTIVYNNGSDEYFL encoded by the exons ATGCTTCATCATTTGGAGTCAAGATATCCATCAGTTCAGCAAGACAAACATGAAG GAAGGATATGCTTTTGGCTTCTGGAATTTCCTTGTTCATACTTACCAATATCTGGTAAGTTTGTTACGGGCCACCACAAAGAATGTCTTGTGTTCCTCAATACAATCTTGGAGCTTTTGATTTCTCGTTTATTATATTTTGCAGTGAAAGCATTATCTGGAAAGACTTTAATTCCACAGCCATCAATACCAGGCGTTACGCCAAATTTGAAG GACAAACACAAGGCCTACATCAAGTGCTACTTAGTTCACAT CATCTTTGTTGATCAG GAACTGTGTAAACACCGTGCTCTTCAACTGAAGTTTCTGTATGGAATTGGCTACTGTCCTGTTGGTGCTCTCTCATTGGTGATAAACAACTTCAGTAAAATGTGTCCTATTACTCATTTCAAGACTTCTCAAAATCTCTTCGGAAACAGAACAACACAGCCTTATCTTATTCAGACCATTGTGTACAATAATGGCAGTGATGAAT ATTTTTTATGA
- the LOC104223619 gene encoding uncharacterized protein isoform X3 has product MLHHLESRYPSVQQDKHEGRICFWLLEFPCSYLPISVKALSGKTLIPQPSIPGVTPNLKDKHKAYIKCYLVHIIFVDQELCKHRALQLKFLYGIGYCPVGALSLVINNFSKMCPITHFKTSQNLFGNRTTQPYLIQTIVYNNGSDECKMGHFL; this is encoded by the exons ATGCTTCATCATTTGGAGTCAAGATATCCATCAGTTCAGCAAGACAAACATGAAG GAAGGATATGCTTTTGGCTTCTGGAATTTCCTTGTTCATACTTACCAATATCTG TGAAAGCATTATCTGGAAAGACTTTAATTCCACAGCCATCAATACCAGGCGTTACGCCAAATTTGAAG GACAAACACAAGGCCTACATCAAGTGCTACTTAGTTCACAT CATCTTTGTTGATCAG GAACTGTGTAAACACCGTGCTCTTCAACTGAAGTTTCTGTATGGAATTGGCTACTGTCCTGTTGGTGCTCTCTCATTGGTGATAAACAACTTCAGTAAAATGTGTCCTATTACTCATTTCAAGACTTCTCAAAATCTCTTCGGAAACAGAACAACACAGCCTTATCTTATTCAGACCATTGTGTACAATAATGGCAGTGATGAATGTAAGATGGGGCATTTTCTCTG A
- the LOC104223619 gene encoding uncharacterized protein isoform X1, whose product MLHHLESRYPSVQQDKHEGRICFWLLEFPCSYLPISGKFVTGHHKECLVFLNTILELLISRLLYFAVKALSGKTLIPQPSIPGVTPNLKDKHKAYIKCYLVHIIFVDQELCKHRALQLKFLYGIGYCPVGALSLVINNFSKMCPITHFKTSQNLFGNRTTQPYLIQTIVYNNGSDECKMGHFL is encoded by the exons ATGCTTCATCATTTGGAGTCAAGATATCCATCAGTTCAGCAAGACAAACATGAAG GAAGGATATGCTTTTGGCTTCTGGAATTTCCTTGTTCATACTTACCAATATCTGGTAAGTTTGTTACGGGCCACCACAAAGAATGTCTTGTGTTCCTCAATACAATCTTGGAGCTTTTGATTTCTCGTTTATTATATTTTGCAGTGAAAGCATTATCTGGAAAGACTTTAATTCCACAGCCATCAATACCAGGCGTTACGCCAAATTTGAAG GACAAACACAAGGCCTACATCAAGTGCTACTTAGTTCACAT CATCTTTGTTGATCAG GAACTGTGTAAACACCGTGCTCTTCAACTGAAGTTTCTGTATGGAATTGGCTACTGTCCTGTTGGTGCTCTCTCATTGGTGATAAACAACTTCAGTAAAATGTGTCCTATTACTCATTTCAAGACTTCTCAAAATCTCTTCGGAAACAGAACAACACAGCCTTATCTTATTCAGACCATTGTGTACAATAATGGCAGTGATGAATGTAAGATGGGGCATTTTCTCTG A